The Thalassotalea sp. HSM 43 genome window below encodes:
- a CDS encoding DUF6746 family protein has product MKTLITMATGAVLFASLNTMAEEKYQHFASLDAPNTEVALCNLQQFNAKLAALTSKQQLTAEDMVKVHELTYTLENAVIRLQKDLDNIAVELEKVHLASESLDQKTIQASGDKYLNATNLIIAPSSCE; this is encoded by the coding sequence ATGAAGACATTAATAACCATGGCCACTGGCGCTGTTTTATTTGCCTCACTCAACACAATGGCAGAGGAAAAGTATCAACACTTTGCCTCACTCGATGCGCCAAATACTGAAGTCGCCTTGTGTAATCTGCAACAGTTTAACGCCAAATTAGCGGCATTGACGAGTAAGCAGCAGTTAACGGCAGAAGATATGGTGAAAGTGCATGAATTGACCTACACCCTTGAAAATGCGGTTATTCGCTTACAAAAAGACTTAGATAACATTGCCGTAGAGCTTGAGAAAGTGCACTTAGCGTCGGAAAGCTTAGATCAGAAAACGATTCAAGCGTCTGGTGATAAATATCTTAATGCAACAAACTTAATTATCGCACCGTCGAGCTGCGAATAG
- a CDS encoding cytochrome C assembly family protein: MDLVNILTLLAVTFYLGAALSISLKLFDAQGPNPKLYLSLGTFAVLCHCVLLSNNFYFQQQLDFSLINVVSLVAVSISGAVTAISLRYKTNLILPVVYGFSAVLLAILFFLPEKRHLVIDTSTMVLVTHITFALLSYGILVIATLYSFQVNYINFKLKSKNIAAVNHLPPLMQVEGQLFAIMFTGTVCLALSQLIGMMFIDNFFATENVHKTVLSVIALVMYSVILWGHFRLGWRGHRVMILSIIATTVLTLSYFGSRFVKEVLLS, translated from the coding sequence TTGGACTTGGTAAACATCCTGACACTGTTGGCCGTTACCTTTTATTTAGGCGCCGCACTGTCAATATCACTGAAGCTATTTGATGCTCAGGGACCAAATCCCAAACTTTACCTAAGCCTAGGCACCTTCGCGGTACTTTGTCATTGTGTATTATTGTCGAATAATTTTTATTTTCAGCAACAACTCGACTTCAGTCTAATAAATGTTGTGTCCTTGGTAGCGGTGAGCATTTCTGGTGCGGTAACGGCCATCTCGTTGCGCTATAAAACCAATTTAATATTACCTGTGGTTTATGGTTTTTCAGCGGTTTTACTGGCTATTTTGTTTTTTCTACCTGAAAAACGACACCTAGTTATTGATACCAGCACCATGGTTTTAGTCACCCATATCACCTTTGCTTTGCTGTCCTATGGCATATTGGTTATTGCGACTTTGTATTCATTCCAGGTGAACTACATCAACTTTAAATTGAAGTCGAAAAACATAGCCGCGGTTAATCACTTACCGCCATTGATGCAAGTTGAAGGTCAATTGTTTGCCATCATGTTTACCGGCACCGTGTGTTTGGCGCTATCGCAGTTGATTGGCATGATGTTTATTGACAACTTTTTTGCCACCGAAAACGTTCATAAAACGGTATTATCTGTGATTGCCTTGGTGATGTATTCGGTGATCCTTTGGGGCCACTTCCGTCTTGGCTGGCGCGGTCATCGGGTGATGATATTGTCGATTATTGCAACCACAGTGCTTACTTTGTCGTACTTTGGCAGTAGATTTGTAAAAGAAGTTCTTTTATCTTAA
- the gshA gene encoding glutamate--cysteine ligase: MALTIADLTLALSKENPESLTSIKRGVERETLRIQANGKLSTQGHNAALGSALTHDYITTDYSESLLEFITPATESIDTTLAQLQDIQKYTLENIDGDWFWPMSMPCVVEDEEQIQLAQYGSSNIGRMKTVYRQGLKNRYGSMMQVIAGIHFNFSFPQKFFASLQTISNDQQPLQEFISERYFALIRNYKRYGWLIPYLFGSSPALCPTFLQGREHQIPFKKAPKGCLYLEYATSLRMSDLGYTNSSQSALQICNNSLQSYVESVENAISLPSPEFAKIGVKVDGHYQQLNSNILQIENELYAPIRPKRVAKSGQKPSQALKDGGVEYVEVRAMDVNPFVSTGISKQQMQFLDLFLTYCLLQDSPQTSAQEMQVFTDNTDKVILEGRRPGLLLNDKGTDKTIEQWGNEIFAELQHIADLFDQAHQNNDYQTALAIELAKINDASKTPSAQILDDLVNGERGIVGWSLIKASAFMQQTQAQPYQVFSEQCFKDMAQTSLQQQQQIEQSDTLNFDDFLADYFSK; encoded by the coding sequence TTGGCTTTAACTATTGCAGATCTTACCTTGGCATTGAGCAAGGAAAACCCAGAGTCTCTGACCTCAATTAAACGTGGAGTTGAACGGGAAACCTTACGCATTCAAGCCAATGGTAAATTATCTACCCAAGGCCATAATGCGGCACTTGGCTCCGCACTAACCCATGATTACATCACAACCGATTATTCTGAAAGTTTGTTGGAGTTTATTACGCCGGCAACAGAATCAATCGACACCACACTGGCACAATTACAAGATATCCAAAAATACACCTTAGAAAATATTGATGGTGATTGGTTTTGGCCGATGAGTATGCCGTGTGTGGTTGAGGATGAAGAGCAAATTCAATTGGCACAATATGGTTCATCCAATATTGGTCGAATGAAAACAGTCTATCGTCAAGGCTTAAAGAATCGTTATGGTTCAATGATGCAGGTGATTGCCGGCATTCACTTTAACTTTTCTTTTCCGCAGAAATTTTTTGCTAGCTTGCAAACGATCAGCAACGATCAGCAACCATTGCAAGAGTTTATTTCCGAACGTTACTTTGCCTTGATACGTAACTACAAACGTTACGGCTGGTTAATTCCATACTTGTTTGGCAGTTCGCCAGCGTTATGTCCGACATTTTTGCAGGGCAGAGAGCATCAAATTCCCTTTAAGAAAGCGCCCAAAGGGTGTTTGTATCTTGAATACGCAACATCGTTGCGGATGAGTGATTTGGGCTATACTAATTCGTCACAGTCGGCATTGCAGATATGCAATAACTCATTGCAAAGCTATGTCGAGTCGGTAGAAAACGCGATTTCTTTGCCATCCCCCGAATTCGCCAAGATAGGTGTCAAAGTTGACGGTCATTACCAGCAACTTAACAGTAATATTTTGCAAATCGAAAACGAACTGTACGCGCCAATCAGACCTAAGCGAGTGGCTAAATCGGGGCAGAAACCGTCACAAGCACTCAAAGATGGTGGAGTTGAATACGTTGAAGTTCGCGCGATGGATGTTAATCCATTTGTGAGTACCGGCATCAGTAAGCAGCAGATGCAATTTTTGGATTTGTTTTTAACTTATTGTTTGTTGCAAGATAGCCCGCAAACCAGTGCGCAAGAAATGCAGGTATTCACTGACAATACCGACAAGGTGATTCTTGAAGGGCGTAGACCGGGATTGTTGTTGAACGATAAGGGAACAGATAAGACCATTGAGCAATGGGGCAACGAAATATTTGCGGAATTGCAGCATATTGCAGACTTGTTTGATCAAGCGCATCAAAACAATGATTATCAAACGGCTTTGGCGATAGAGCTAGCGAAAATAAACGATGCGAGCAAAACACCTTCGGCGCAAATCTTAGATGATTTGGTCAATGGCGAACGCGGTATTGTTGGTTGGTCTTTAATTAAAGCCAGCGCCTTTATGCAGCAAACTCAAGCACAGCCATATCAGGTTTTCAGTGAGCAGTGCTTTAAAGACATGGCACAGACCTCGTTGCAACAACAACAGCAAATAGAACAATCCGATACCCTCAATTTCGATGACTTTTTAGCGGATTACTTTAGTAAATAA
- the fabB gene encoding beta-ketoacyl-ACP synthase I, with the protein MKRVVITGLGIVSSIGNNAEEVLASLKEGRSGISRSESFAEYGLRSQVWGKPNIEPKEHIDRKVFRFMGDAAGYSYIAMEEAIKDAKLTDDQVSNYRTGLIAGSGGASSLNVVNSADTLRNKGVKRVGPYAVPKTMSSTCSACLATPFKILGNNYSISSACATSAHCIGHAAELIQLGKQDIVFAGGGEEVDWSLAMMFDGMGALSTKYNDNPENASRTYDANRDGFVISGGGGMVVVEELEHALARGAHIYAEIVGYGATSDGYDMVAPSGEGAVRCMQQAMEGVDGKIDYLNTHGTSTPVGDVKELGAIQEVFGHDSPAISATKAMTGHALGAAGVHEAIYTMLMMEHNFIAPSVNVEELDEKAEGLNIVTATQDAEINLAMSNSFGFGGTNSTLVLQKYK; encoded by the coding sequence ATGAAACGTGTCGTAATTACAGGTTTAGGTATTGTTTCTAGTATTGGTAACAACGCCGAAGAAGTACTGGCTTCACTTAAAGAAGGTCGTTCAGGTATCTCTCGTTCAGAGAGCTTCGCTGAGTATGGTTTGCGTTCTCAAGTTTGGGGTAAACCAAACATCGAGCCAAAAGAGCATATCGATCGTAAAGTTTTCCGCTTTATGGGTGATGCAGCAGGCTATTCATATATTGCTATGGAAGAAGCAATTAAAGACGCAAAATTAACGGACGATCAAGTATCTAACTATCGTACAGGTCTTATTGCTGGTTCTGGTGGTGCATCGTCATTGAATGTTGTTAATTCAGCTGACACCTTGCGCAACAAAGGCGTAAAGCGCGTTGGTCCTTATGCCGTGCCTAAGACAATGTCTTCAACATGTTCTGCATGTTTGGCGACACCGTTCAAGATTCTAGGTAATAACTACTCTATCAGCTCTGCATGTGCGACATCAGCACACTGTATTGGTCACGCTGCTGAATTGATCCAATTAGGTAAGCAAGATATCGTTTTCGCCGGTGGTGGTGAAGAAGTAGATTGGTCATTGGCTATGATGTTTGATGGCATGGGCGCATTATCGACTAAGTATAATGACAACCCTGAAAATGCCTCACGTACCTATGATGCAAACCGTGACGGTTTCGTTATCTCTGGCGGTGGCGGTATGGTTGTCGTTGAAGAACTTGAGCATGCATTGGCTCGTGGCGCACATATCTATGCTGAAATCGTTGGCTACGGTGCGACCTCTGACGGTTACGACATGGTTGCCCCAAGTGGTGAAGGCGCTGTTCGTTGTATGCAACAAGCGATGGAAGGTGTTGACGGTAAGATTGATTACTTAAACACACACGGTACATCGACTCCAGTTGGTGACGTTAAAGAGCTTGGCGCTATTCAAGAAGTATTCGGTCATGACTCTCCAGCTATCTCTGCAACGAAAGCGATGACTGGTCACGCTTTAGGCGCTGCAGGTGTTCATGAAGCGATTTATACTATGCTGATGATGGAGCACAACTTCATCGCGCCATCAGTAAACGTTGAAGAATTGGATGAGAAAGCTGAAGGCTTAAACATCGTAACTGCAACGCAAGACGCTGAAATCAACTTAGCAATGTCTAACAGCTTTGGTTTTGGTGGTACTAACTCAACACTTGTATTGCAAAAATATAAGTAA
- a CDS encoding TIGR01621 family pseudouridine synthase yields MADHFSHMHIDIVFEHADFLLINKPADSNFHDEGALGQGVFNQVKKQCNLAELYPVHRLDKMTSGLLLFAKTSDAASQFGQLFSKRRIDKYYLAISKIKPKKKQGLIQGDMEKSRRGSFKLLRTCHNPAKTRFFSYSLGAGLRLFVLKPLTGRTHQLRVALNSLGSSIAGDPLYNSQDQSDRGYLHAWGLRFHYQGEAFEFICPPDQGELFASANSRLQEIAKPWLLDWPGA; encoded by the coding sequence ATGGCTGACCATTTTAGTCATATGCATATTGATATCGTATTTGAACACGCAGATTTCCTGCTGATTAATAAACCCGCTGACAGCAATTTTCACGACGAAGGCGCGTTAGGCCAAGGTGTATTCAATCAAGTCAAAAAGCAATGCAACTTAGCTGAGCTTTACCCTGTGCATCGCCTCGATAAAATGACATCCGGTTTGTTGCTGTTTGCTAAAACAAGCGACGCGGCAAGTCAGTTTGGTCAATTATTCAGTAAGCGACGTATAGATAAATATTATCTGGCGATCAGCAAAATCAAGCCAAAGAAAAAACAGGGCTTGATCCAAGGTGATATGGAAAAGAGTCGTCGTGGCAGTTTTAAGCTTTTGCGCACCTGTCACAACCCTGCGAAAACGCGATTCTTCAGTTATAGTCTTGGCGCAGGTCTGCGCTTGTTTGTATTAAAACCGCTTACTGGCAGAACCCACCAGTTACGTGTTGCACTTAACAGCTTAGGCAGCAGTATTGCTGGTGATCCTTTGTATAACAGTCAGGATCAAAGCGATCGGGGCTACTTGCATGCCTGGGGCTTGCGCTTTCATTATCAAGGTGAGGCGTTTGAGTTTATTTGCCCGCCGGATCAAGGCGAGCTGTTTGCCAGCGCCAACTCACGATTGCAAGAAATTGCTAAGCCTTGGTTATTAGACTGGCCGGGTGCCTAG
- a CDS encoding Na+/H+ antiporter NhaC family protein, translating to MQESALSLIPPFAAIAIAIWRKNATLALICGLFLCYLLVGMYNPFTAAVDSGLGIATIFTSTYNAQIIAFSLLIGALVELMNRSGAVQGFIDNLAQLSLVKTRRQASLLPTVVGTSIFTDTNLSMFSAGMASQKLFDQHKLSRAKLAFLLDSTCSPISVLFLINGWGAYLLGLLDGYNLSDPVGVLIGTLSYNFYAIIAVLIAYYTAYTGKLFGPMAQAEAKALEQVSDDHITPAKARVMWLPMLTLLGLTLTIMYITGNGDIRRGSGAFSVFTSICTAITLLVIMILTYRLMTAKEIAKGCVKGIKNMVPAVTILVLSFAFGDAINALGTGTYVSNLLNPDFPVIFIAPLIFLAAGIMAFSTGTSWGTFALLIPIAVPIALDANLPVSFLVAAVLSGGVFGDHASPISDSTVVASIASGCDHYEHVKTQLPYTIVAAVLTIIGFLIVGATF from the coding sequence ATGCAGGAATCAGCGTTATCTTTAATCCCACCTTTTGCGGCGATTGCCATTGCGATCTGGCGTAAAAACGCCACGTTAGCGCTTATTTGTGGGTTATTCCTTTGCTATCTATTGGTGGGTATGTACAACCCTTTCACCGCTGCGGTTGATAGTGGTCTTGGCATAGCAACCATCTTTACCTCGACTTACAATGCACAAATTATCGCCTTTAGTTTATTAATAGGTGCATTGGTTGAGTTAATGAACCGCTCTGGAGCGGTACAAGGCTTTATTGATAACTTGGCACAATTATCCTTAGTTAAAACCCGTCGTCAGGCAAGTTTATTGCCTACCGTGGTTGGCACCAGTATTTTTACCGATACCAACCTGAGCATGTTTTCTGCCGGCATGGCGTCGCAAAAGCTATTCGACCAACACAAGCTAAGCCGAGCCAAGCTGGCGTTTTTGCTTGATTCAACCTGTTCACCAATCAGTGTGTTGTTTTTAATCAACGGTTGGGGCGCTTACCTACTCGGGTTGCTTGATGGCTATAATTTATCCGATCCCGTTGGTGTATTAATTGGCACCCTAAGCTATAACTTTTATGCCATTATTGCCGTTCTGATTGCCTATTACACTGCTTATACAGGCAAGCTGTTTGGACCAATGGCACAAGCAGAAGCTAAAGCTTTAGAGCAAGTCAGTGACGATCACATCACCCCAGCCAAAGCCCGTGTGATGTGGTTACCTATGTTGACTCTATTAGGGCTGACATTGACCATCATGTACATTACAGGTAACGGTGATATCCGCCGTGGTTCAGGTGCCTTTTCAGTATTTACCTCGATTTGTACGGCAATAACATTGCTGGTGATCATGATCTTGACCTATCGATTGATGACAGCAAAAGAAATAGCCAAAGGCTGTGTCAAAGGCATCAAAAATATGGTGCCTGCGGTAACGATCTTAGTATTATCATTCGCCTTTGGTGACGCCATTAACGCGTTAGGTACGGGCACTTATGTAAGTAACCTATTAAACCCTGACTTTCCGGTGATATTTATCGCGCCATTGATATTCCTTGCTGCGGGTATTATGGCATTCTCAACGGGCACCTCATGGGGTACCTTCGCCTTACTTATCCCTATTGCCGTGCCGATCGCCCTTGATGCGAATTTACCGGTCTCGTTCTTGGTTGCCGCGGTATTAAGTGGCGGTGTGTTTGGCGACCACGCGTCACCGATATCTGACTCAACAGTCGTCGCCTCGATTGCCTCGGGTTGTGATCACTATGAACACGTCAAAACGCAGTTGCCATACACCATTGTTGCTGCCGTATTAACCATCATTGGCTTCTTAATTGTTGGCGCTACCTTTTAG
- a CDS encoding LysE/ArgO family amino acid transporter: MMTFVSGFLLGLSLILAIGAQNAFVLKQGIKKHHVFLVCAICAVSDAFLIALGVGGFGIVVEKYPQLEVWARYGGAAFVFVYGILSFYSAFTKNHALQAAGSDISSAFKTASICLAFTWLNPHVYLDTLVLLGSISSQYPGEEFTFGFGAVSASFVFFFSLGYGARFLAPIFARAKAWKVLEFVVGLIMMAIAASLIFSS, encoded by the coding sequence ATGATGACTTTTGTTAGCGGTTTCTTGCTAGGCCTTTCTTTGATTCTTGCCATCGGTGCGCAAAATGCGTTTGTTCTTAAACAAGGCATTAAAAAACACCATGTATTTTTAGTGTGTGCTATTTGCGCGGTGTCTGACGCCTTCTTAATTGCCCTTGGCGTCGGCGGTTTTGGCATCGTCGTTGAAAAGTATCCTCAATTAGAAGTTTGGGCTCGTTACGGTGGAGCGGCCTTTGTGTTTGTTTATGGCATCTTAAGTTTTTATTCCGCATTCACCAAAAATCATGCGTTACAAGCTGCAGGTAGTGACATTAGCTCAGCGTTTAAAACCGCCAGTATTTGTCTTGCCTTTACTTGGTTAAACCCACACGTTTATCTTGATACCTTAGTGTTGCTCGGCTCTATATCCAGCCAATACCCAGGTGAAGAGTTCACCTTCGGTTTTGGCGCTGTCTCGGCATCTTTTGTGTTCTTTTTCAGTCTTGGCTATGGCGCTCGATTTTTAGCGCCTATATTTGCTCGAGCCAAAGCTTGGAAGGTTTTAGAGTTTGTTGTTGGTCTGATCATGATGGCCATCGCCGCATCATTAATTTTTTCCAGTTGA
- a CDS encoding HlyC/CorC family transporter — translation MDDISTSTLLSILGILIFISAYFSGSETGMMSLNRYRLRHMENNGHKGARRVSKLLDRPDRLIGLILIGNNLVNVFASLVAGVIFSRFYGDAGIFYAGLVLTLIILIFAEVTPKTLAALHPERIAFPSSIILSVLLKILLPFVIAVNWITNGLLTLLRISPEDRQEHSLSSEELRTVVNESTALLPEKDQDMLVSILDLEKVTVEDIMIPRSEIQGIDINDDWKVIQKQLTQANHTRVILYRDSIDDVVGYVHMRDAVKMLSKSQFTKATLLRAVREMYFIPEGTQLNVQLLKFQHAKERLGLVVDEYGDIQGLVTLEDILEEIVGDFTTTMEPTPSEEVHKQPDGSYLVDGSANVRDINKEMSWHMPIDGPKTMNGLILEYLEDIPEPNISMRIAGYPMEIIDVTENMVKTVRIMPEHYRKSRTE, via the coding sequence TTGGACGACATATCAACCAGTACGCTGCTCAGCATACTTGGTATTCTAATTTTCATTTCCGCTTATTTTTCTGGTTCTGAAACAGGCATGATGTCACTTAATCGTTATCGATTACGACACATGGAAAACAATGGCCATAAAGGTGCTCGTCGAGTCAGTAAATTGCTCGATCGCCCTGATCGTCTTATCGGCTTGATCCTTATCGGTAACAACCTTGTCAATGTATTTGCCTCACTGGTCGCGGGTGTTATATTTTCGCGTTTCTATGGTGATGCCGGTATCTTTTACGCCGGCTTAGTATTAACCCTTATCATTTTGATTTTCGCCGAAGTTACGCCAAAAACATTAGCGGCATTGCATCCTGAGCGCATCGCGTTTCCGAGCTCGATCATATTAAGCGTGTTATTGAAGATCCTGTTACCGTTTGTCATTGCCGTGAATTGGATAACCAATGGCTTGTTAACCTTATTACGCATCAGTCCTGAAGATAGACAAGAACATAGCCTGAGCAGTGAGGAGCTGCGCACGGTGGTAAATGAATCAACCGCATTGCTGCCTGAAAAAGATCAGGATATGTTGGTCAGTATTCTTGATTTAGAAAAAGTCACCGTTGAAGACATCATGATACCGCGCAGTGAAATCCAAGGTATCGATATCAACGATGACTGGAAAGTCATCCAGAAACAATTAACACAAGCCAACCATACCCGCGTTATTTTGTATCGTGACAGCATTGATGATGTTGTTGGTTATGTGCATATGCGTGACGCAGTGAAAATGCTATCTAAAAGCCAGTTCACCAAAGCGACGTTGCTAAGAGCGGTGCGTGAAATGTACTTTATTCCAGAAGGTACACAACTCAATGTGCAGCTTTTGAAATTCCAACACGCCAAAGAACGATTAGGTTTAGTTGTTGATGAGTATGGTGATATTCAGGGGCTGGTAACCTTAGAAGATATTCTCGAAGAGATTGTCGGTGATTTTACCACGACGATGGAACCAACGCCGAGCGAGGAAGTTCACAAGCAACCGGATGGCAGTTATTTGGTTGATGGTAGTGCAAACGTGCGAGACATAAATAAAGAGATGTCTTGGCATATGCCTATCGATGGGCCAAAAACAATGAATGGATTGATTTTGGAGTACCTAGAAGATATTCCTGAGCCGAACATAAGTATGCGTATAGCTGGGTATCCAATGGAAATCATTGATGTCACCGAGAACATGGTGAAAACCGTTCGCATCATGCCTGAGCATTATCGCAAATCAAGAACTGAATAA